In one window of Gossypium hirsutum isolate 1008001.06 chromosome A01, Gossypium_hirsutum_v2.1, whole genome shotgun sequence DNA:
- the LOC107916834 gene encoding 4-coumarate--CoA ligase-like 5 — protein sequence MAEISSLRIDPKSGFCSSNSTFYSKRVPFPLPSNHALDITTFISSYPHHGKTAFIDATTGRHLSFSQLWQSVDSVSTCLSELGIRKGNIIIIIAPNSIFIPIVCLSVMSLGAIITTSNPLNTSREFAVQMADSKPVLVFTTSQVVPKLAGSPLPIVLLDEQVATEKTGQVKIVTTISEMLKKETKDKIRVRDRVYQDDAATLLYSSGTTGASKGVISSHGNLMALMQSFSHLSNPDEGEQTHICAVPMFHIYGFGAFAIGKLTQGSKVVVLSKFDMKEMLSAIEKYRVTCLPLVPPILLVMVKEADEIRKKYDLSSLQSIVCGGAPLSKDLINRFMEKFPSIDIRQGYAMTESTGFGASMQTPEECLKYGSVGLLSPNLEAKIVDPTTGTALKVNQKGELWLRGPSIMKGYLNNAEATAATLDSQGWLKTGDLCYIDDDGYVYVVDRLKELIKYKGYQVPPAELEALLLSHPQISDAAVIPFPDEEVGQYPMAYVVRKSGSNISDTALMDFVAKQVAPYKRIRKVAFVTSIPKNPSGKILRRDIIKLAISKI from the exons ATGGCTGAAATTAGCAGCTTAAGAATCGATCCCAAGAGTGGGTTTTGTTCTTCCAATTCTACTTTCTACAGCAAACGCGTTCCCTTTCCACTTCCATCCAACCATGCCCTTGACATCACCACTTTTATCTCCTCTTACCCTCACCATGGCAAAACCGCCTTCATCGACGCCACTACCGGTCGCCACCTCTCCTTTTCCCAACTTTGGCAATCAGTTGACTCCGTTTCCACATGTCTGTCCGAATTGGGTATTCGGAAAggaaacatcatcatcatcatcgcaCCAAACTCCATTTTCATACCCATTGTTTGCCTCTCTGTGATGTCTCTTGGAGCTATTATAACCACTAGCAACCCCCTCAACACGTCTCGTGAATTCGCGGTACAAATGGCTGATTCAAAGCCCGTCCTCGTCTTCACCACTTCTCAAGTCGTCCCAAAATTGGCTGGATCACCTCTCCCCATCGTACTTCTCGACGAGCAAGTGGCGACCGAAAAAACAGGCCAAGTCAAAATAGTTACTACTATTAGTGAAATGTTAAAGAAGGAAACAAAGGACAAGATCCGAGTGAGGGATCGAGTGTACCAAGATGACGCGGCAACTCTACTCTATTCCTCGGGCACGACGGGTGCCAGCAAGGGAGTAATATCATCTCACGGAAACCTCATGGCTCTAATGCAAAGTTTTTCACATTTGAGCAATCCAGACGAAGGGGAGCAAACCCATATCTGCGCCGTTCCCATGTTCCACATCTACGGCTTCGGAGCTTTTGCCATCGGGAAACTCACGCAAGGATCAAAAGTAGTTGTTTTATCAAAGTTCGACATGAAGGAAATGCTGTCGGCAATAGAGAAGTACCGTGTCACTTGCCTCCCCCTGGTGCCACCTATACTCTTGGTAATGGTGAAGGAAGCTGATGAGATACGAAAGAAGTACGATTTGAGTTCGTTGCAATCAATAGTGTGCGGTGGCGCTCCGTTGAGCAAGGATTTGATAAATAGGTTTATGGAAAAGTTTCCAAGCATTGATATTCGGCAAGGGTACGCGATGACAGAATCGACAGGATTTGGCGCATCAATGCAAACGCCGGAGGAGTGTCTCAAGTATGGCAGTGTAGGGTTGCTATCGCCGAACTTGGAAGCCAAAATTGTAGACCCTACAACTGGTACGGCCTTGAAGGTCAATCAGAAAGGGGAGCTTTGGCTAAGGGGTCCCTCCATTATGAAAG GTTATCTGAATAATGCAGAAGCCACAGCAGCTACTCTCGATTCACAAGGATGGTTAAAAACCGGTGATCTTTGCTACATCGATGATGATGGCTACGTCTATGTTGTTGATAGGTTGAAGGAGCTGATCAAATACAAGGGATATCAG gTTCCTCCTGCTGAATTGGAGGCATTGTTACTTTCTCACCCACAGATTTCTGATGCTGCTGTCATACC GTTTCCGGATGAAGAGGTTGGGCAGTATCCCATGGCGTATGTGGTTAGAAAAAGTGGAAGCAATATATCAGACACTGCACTCATGGATTTTGTAGCAAAACAA GTTGCACCATACAAGAGAATTCGGAAAGTGGCATTTGTAACTTCAATACCCAAGAATCCATCTGGGAAGATTCTAAGAAGGGATATCATCAAGCTTgcaatttccaaaatttga
- the LOC107917975 gene encoding dehydrin ERD10 has product MAEEHTKVGGEEAVESKERGMFDFLGKKEDEKPQPQEEVVATQFEKVKIEEEHKEDEKKHSLLDKLHLSNSSSSSSSDEEEGEGGEKKKKKKKEKGKKEQDSAVPVEKCDEVATVHHSETPEKKGFMDKIKDKLPGQHKKDEEDTTQPPAAAAPIENDHHEGETKEKKGFLVKIKEKIPGYHSKTEDEKEKETTAPN; this is encoded by the exons ATGGCTGAGGAGCATACCAAGGTTGGTGGTGAGGAAGCAGTGGAGAGCAAGGAGCGAGGGATGTTTGATTTCTTGGGGAAGAAAGAAGATGAGAAGCCTCAACCTCAAGAGGAGGTGGTCGCCACCCAGTTTGAGAAAGTCAAGATAGAAGAGGAACATAAGGAAGATGAGAAGAAACACAGTCTCCTGGACAAGCTTCACCTATCCAATAGCAGCTCCAGCTct TCTAGTGACGAGGAAGAAGGTGAAGGcggagagaagaagaagaagaagaaaaaggagaaggGAAAGAAAGAACAGGACAGTGCAGTCCCAGTGGAGAAGTGCGATGAGGTAGCAACAGTTCACCACTCAGAGACGCCGGAAAAGAAGGGTTTCATGGATAAGATCAAAGACAAACTCCCAGGACAGCATAAGAAAGATGAAGAGGACACCACCCAACCACCAGCTGCTGCTGCCCCAATTGAGAACGACCACCATGAAGGAGAGACAAAAGAGAAGAagggatttttggtgaaaatCAAGGAGAAAATTCCTGGTTACCACTCCAAAACAGAGGACGAGAAGGAAAAAGAGACCACTGCTCCCaattaa